From the Deltaproteobacteria bacterium genome, one window contains:
- a CDS encoding type II toxin-antitoxin system HicB family antitoxin, with amino-acid sequence MKKRKKIEVGEVLVSIQIERLDNGDYLATSLGVPDLLAQGRTMAETLEIAQDVLRKLIESYLEHGDPLPRSLKKTSDYPKPTTVQIPVSINI; translated from the coding sequence ATGAAAAAGAGAAAAAAAATAGAAGTTGGGGAAGTTCTTGTATCCATTCAAATTGAAAGGCTTGATAATGGAGATTATCTTGCCACGAGTCTTGGAGTGCCTGATCTTCTAGCCCAAGGCAGAACTATGGCTGAAACCTTAGAAATTGCGCAGGATGTTTTGCGTAAGTTGATTGAATCCTATCTTGAACATGGGGACCCTTTGCCACGTTCTTTAAAAAAAACCAGCGATTACCCCAAACCAACGACAGTTCAGATTCCAGT